ACGAATTACAGCGCCGCTCCGTAAGATGCGTGAAGTAGCATTTGAAGTAGCGCGCGGTAAATTTGATGCGAAAGTGCCGATGGTTTCCCAAGATGAAATTGGAGAGTTAGCTACAGCTTTAAACCAAATGGGAAAGCAATTGAAGTTTAATATGAATGCGCTGCAACAAGAAAAAGAACAGCTATCGAGCATTTTAAGTAGTATGGCTGATGGTGTAATTACGCTAAATCAAGAAGGGGAAGTTGTTGTCATTAATCCGCCAGCGGAACATTTCTTGCAAGTATGGCAAGAAGAAAACGACCTGGAGTTAAGTAGAAACTTGCCGCCTGAGCTTGTGGAACAGTTCCATTTTGTTGCTGAGAGTGAACAACAGCAAGTCATTGAAATGAATCTCCAAAAGGGAAATTATGTTGTTTTAATGACGCCTCTTTATAATCAAACGAAAATTCGTGGAGCAGTGGCTGTACTTCGAGATATGACAGAAGAGCGCCGCTTAGAAAAAATGCGAAAGGATTTTATCGCGAATGTATCACATGAACTACGCACGCCGATGGTGATGCTACAAGGATACAGTGAGGCAATCTTAGATGATGTTGTTCAAACAAAAGAAGAAATAAACGAATTTGTACAAATTATCTACGATGAATCTGTTCGTTTAGGGCGTCTTGTAAATGAACTTTTAGATTTGGCTCGAATGGAAAGTGGACATGTGGAATTGCATATGTCTGAAGTGGAGATTCACCCGTTTGTTGAGAAAATCGGACGTAAATTCCAAGGGATTGCACAGGATAAAGGGGTCAAGTTAACTGTTGATTTTCGCACGGAGGTTACAGAGCATACTTTTGATCCAGATCGACTAGAGCAAGTGTTGACGAATTTGATTGATAATGCAATTAGACATACAAGTGCTGATGGGCATGTGAAACTTGTTATTGACAAGAAGGATGCTGGAATTGTATTTGAAGTGCAAGATACGGGTGCAGGTATTCCTGAAGAAGATATTCCATTTTTATTTGATCGATTCTATAAAGCGGATAAAGCAAGAACGAGAGGAAAAACAGGTGGTACTGGTTTAGGTCTTGCGATTGCGAAAAATATTGTTCAAAGTCATGATGGAAAAATCTCGGTATCAAGTGTTGTTGGAGAAGGAACAACCTTCTTTGTATACTTACCAAATCATGCGTTGTAATATATATAACATGGGCATTATATAAGGAATAAGGATAACAGTTCTACTATTTTATTTATTCATTTTGAAGATTGTTTCTCGATTGAATAAAGGATAGTAGAACTTTTTATCCCGCTATTTTAGGGTAGTAAGACTCCATCTTAAGATTCAGAAAGAAGAAAGGAAGATAGGTGGGAGTAGGGCTACCCGTAACAGCCCGATTGGTGAGGGCTCATAATCAGTGGGGGATGAAGAAAACTCCACTGATTAAAGTTTCACTGTATTGAAGAGAGGATGAGCTGAACTGAGACTGTACACTAAAACGGGAGATAAAGGACAAACAAGTGTTGTTGGTGGACGAGTGGATAAAGATCATTATCGTGTGGAAGCATATGGTACGATTGATGAAGTGAACTCTCATATTGGATATGCTATGACTTTCTTACAAGATGGAAAATTTCAAGACATTTATCAGGAATGTGAAAATATTCAACATGAATTATTCGATTGTGGAGGAGATTTGGCCATTGTTGGGCAGAAAGTACCTTATAAAGTGACAGATGAGATGGTGGAATATTTAGAAGAACGTATTGATCAATATATAGAGGAAGCTCCTCCGTTAGAACGTTTTATTTTGCCGGGGGGAAGCAAAGCGGCTGCTGCGATTCATATTGCTCGAACAGTAACGCGAAGAGCGGAACGAGCGATTGTATCATTAAGAAAGCAAGAAGAAATAAATGAAGTTGTTCTGCGTTATGTGAACAGGTTATCTGATTATTTATTTGCGATTGCGAGAGTAGTGAATGCACGTTTGCAAATTGCTGATGTTGAATATAATCGAAGTGCGATTGTGTTTCGGAATAACGGAAAAAAGGAAGTGGACTAAATCACTTTCTTTTTTTTGTATACTTTTTTCCGTATTATACCACAATAGAGAAAGGATAACGGCTAATAGAAAGCGGAGGATACATATGAAAGTTTTTAAAATTGGTATCATCATAACAGGATTATTCTTTTGTTCCCAATTATATGTTTATGCTGATGAAAATCAGTGGACATGGCCTGTCGACGGTAGAATTAGTGACTACTTTGGGACTAGACATGGAAAACATTATGGGATTGATATTGCCGCTCAAGTTGGAACTCCTGTTGTAGCGATTCGAGATGGCATCGTAACAAAATCGTACTTTTCCAATAGTTATGGACATGTTGTATTTGTAAAACATGGGAAATATGAAGCTGTTTATGCTCATTTAAATAAGCGATATGTTATTCAAGGAGATCGCGTTCGAAACGGTGAAGTCATCGGTGAGGTTGGAAATACAGGTGAATCGAGAGGAGCGCACTTACACCTAGAAATTCATCAAGGAAATTGGACAATTGAAAAAAGAAATGCAATGAATCCATTACTTGTTTTAGATGAAAAGTGGGATCAAGTCGTTTCATCGTCTTTATATGTTGTCCAAAAGGGGGATACGCTCGTTAAAATTGCACATAAGTTTGGGACTACGGTAGACAAAATAAAAAAGAAAAATGCACTGCGGCAAGATCAAATTTATCCAAATCAAAGATTATATATTAATTAAAACAAGAGCTAGCTTCAGCTAGCTCTTGTTTTACCAAAAAATAAAGACACATATAAATCCGGAAATAGCTAAATAGCTATAATAATAAAAGACTTTTGCTCTTGTTTTTTCTTTCGTTCGAAATAAAACAATCGTCGGTTCAATTAAACCGATTGTAAGGCATAACAAACCGAGAAGCATGCACCCAATTGAAAAAGAGTACAGGGCAATTTGTACTTGAAATGGGATAAGCCATTTTAATAAAAATGCAATAAGTGCGGTATAACAAATACTGCCGATGTATTGATTTAATGTTACATTCGAACGAAAGCCTGGTAGTTTTTTTAAAAAAGAACGAGAAACAACCTCTGTTTGTAGAGAGGTATGTTCTTCTATTATTTTTTGAGCATCTTTTCCTTTATGGAACAGAGAAAGAATCCAATTTCGTTTCCCTTGGAAGATGAATCGTGAAGTAGTTAAGTAATGATCGATTTTCACTTTTCTCCAATTGCTCCATGCATGGCGCTCGCATAGCTTTAGTTTACTTTCCGCACTTTTATCATATTGATAAATACTAATTCCTTCTTTATCAAAGGTAGCGTAGTATGTTTCTGTCGAAAATGTGCCTAGGTCAATTGGACAATAGAAAAGCAATTCTTTTTTTAAATAAAAGTATTCTTTTCTTAAGTTTTTTTTCATCGTTTCGCGAATTGAGTGTCTTTTCTCTTTTTTCATGACATTTCCTCCATATTAAGAAAATGCTCTTATCTTAACACTTCAACATCTTATCACTTTTCTGTATGGATAGCTAGAGAATTGAGCTGGAAAATATGAAATAATTGGTTTGAATTGTAAAGTAATAGGTGGTAGAAGATGTGGATTAAAAATAAATAACTTATTTTTAATAAGTTACAATCTTTTTATTCACAACAGCCACATGTTGTTGTATAATGAAGAAGAAAATAGAATATCGGTCTATCTTCGGGGCAGGGTGAAAATCCCGACCGGCGGTAATGAATGAGTATATGAATATGTGAGTTCTAAGCCCGCGAGCCGTTAAGGCAGGATTTGGTGCGATTCCAAAGCCGACAGTACAGTCTGGATGGGAGAAGATGGAGGTTCAAGCGTTCAAAAAAGATTAGTATTTGGACGTCTGTTTGAGGTGCCTAAAATTTCTCCCTTTGTGTAAAACGCAAAGGGTTTTTTTATGATAGGAAAAGCAGGCATAGCAGAACCTTTCTACTTTCCATGAGATGATCGATGGAAAAGGAGAGAGCAGGATGAAACAAAAAAACAGTGTAGTACAAATGGTGAGTGTGGCAATGCTTAGTAGTATTGCGTATCTACTTATGATGTTGGATTTCCCATTCCCAGGATTTCCACCTTTTTTAAAAATTGACTTTAGCGATATACCGGCATTAATTGCAGCGATTGTTTTTAGTCCGATTGCAGGTGTAGTTGTAGAAGGAATCAAAAACATTCTGTATTATGGAGTTCAAGGGAGTTTGACCGGGGTTCCAATTGGAGAAATCGCAAACTTTATTGCGGGATGCTTATTTATTGGACCAGCGGCGTTCCTATTCCGAAAACACCGTACAATCAAAAGTTTAACAACGGGTTTGATGCTAGGAACAATTATGATGGCTCTTATCATGAGTGTGTTAAATTACTTCATCATTTTACCAGCGTACACGTGGTTTTTAAATTCGCCAGCTATGTCGAGCGGTGCTATGCGACAAATGATTGTAACGGCGATACTGCCATTTAATTTAGTAAAAGGAATTGCTGTAACAGTTGTATTTGTAGCATTGTTCTCACGTTTGAAAGTATGGGTATTTGCGAAAATGAAAAATGCATAAAAAGTCATGAGTGGTGAAGATACCGCTCATGACTTTTTAGTATCCACCTATTGATGAGAAGCTAGATGGAAGAGGTTCGTGGATAAATTGAAACTTTAATTAGCAGAGAGGCTTTTTTGTCTTATGCTGAATTGAGCTGCATCACAAAAAATCCCCCTCATTTCCATGAGGGGGATTTTTTGAAGTTAATAAACGGACTATTCGAATTTAAGAGCGTCTCCATCAAATGTTTCATCAGCAACTTTAATGGAATCAGTAGGACAACCTTCAAATGCATCCATCATATCTTCGATTAATACATCTGGCACTTCAACGATTCCTTGGTTATCATCTAATGTTACAAAGGCAATACCTTCATCATCATAGTCATAAATGTCTGGTGCAGCAGCTCCGCAAGCTCCGCATGCGATACAAGTGTCTTTATCAACGATTGTATATTTTGCCATCTTTTTTCCCTCCTGATAATATGTATGTGAAACATTCGCTATAAAAATTATAATCCTATTGTAAAACGGTTCTTCAAACTTTTCAACATAAAATTATAATGATAATGCTTATCAATTAGGGTGTCAACTTATTTTTTAGTTATTTCATAAGATTTTCAAAATGCCTAAATGCTAAGCAGTTTGATACAATAGGAAATAGAAGATAAAAGTTTAGCGGTAGATAAATGTTATTGATAGTGTATTCAATCTTTTTCTATTATTTCCTTCTGAAAAAATTTGCGCGTAGGAAGTTTCATCCATAAAGCTTTTGATTTATTTCTGGAGCCAAGTGTCTAGGAAGGAAAAATATATCGAGAGGTGGAAGCGGTAATGCAATTTCAATACACTATATTATATTGTTTAAAACAATTGAATGGTGAACGAACCGTTTCTTCCATTTATTATTTGTTGAAGGGAAAACGTTCCTCCCAAACGTTACAGGATGGAAAAATATTTCGGATTTCATTTCTTTTTGGTGTATATAAATCGTTGACAAGATCTAATTATGAGCAAGAAATCGAACGTATTTTAGCTTCGGAATGGATTGAAGTTAAGCACGAAAATACATATGTACTAACGGATCGTGGTGAAAAGCAATTAGAGACTTTGGAAAAGACAATGGCTTTCCCAAAGCACTTAGATGGATTGAATTACGGGGATCTTGGCGAAGTTTTTTGGAAAAGGTTATCATTAACGATTCAAACAGTATCGAACTTACAACAGAAAAACACAAAGTTTATTCCTATTCAACAAGATCCAGAAGTAACTCGGTGGGTAAAAGAATTTCTGATTGGGTTACCATATGTAAGAAGTGAATTAGCAACAAGACTATGGGAAGAAATGTACAATATTTTAAAGAATATGGATGAAATAGAAGCGACGATTTTGACATATCGTTTAACAGGGTATGAACGAATTGGTTATACGCTGCAACAGCTTGCTGAAATAATAAATGAAGATGTATTTCGAGTTTATTTGTTATTTTGGAGCACGATTCATTATATGATTCAAGTTGTTTGTCAAAGAGAGAAAGAGTTTCCTTTATTAACGAAAATTGTATCTTATCCGAATGAAAGAGAAGATTTGTTTAGTTTATCAACAAAAAAAACATATAGACTATGGAAACAAGGATACTCATTAGAAGAAATTGCAGTGATTAGAAATTTAAAACTTGCCACAATAGAAGATCATTTTGTAGAAATTGCATTAAGAGAAAAAGCTTTTTCGATTGAAATGTTTATTGAAAAGAATAAGATAAAACGCGTGAAACAAGTGATTGAAACGTTACAAACAAGGAAGCTACGTGCATTAAAACAAGCGGTAGGAGAGGAGATTTCTTATTTTGAAATTCGCCTAGTATTAGCACAACTGGAGGGAACAAATGAAACTTGAAGAGCATTTAAATAAATGGTTTGGATACAAGGAGTTTCGCCAAGGACAGAAAGAGGTTATTACAGACTTACTGCAAGGGAAAGATGTCGTAGCAATGCTTCCAACAGGACAAGGAAAGTCTATGTGCTATCAACTTCCGGGTTTGTTGCAAGGAGGAACGGTATTGATTGTCTCTCCGCTTCTATCTTTAATGGAAGATCAAGTTACACAGCTGAAATATG
The window above is part of the Bacillus cytotoxicus NVH 391-98 genome. Proteins encoded here:
- a CDS encoding helix-turn-helix domain-containing protein; amino-acid sequence: MQFQYTILYCLKQLNGERTVSSIYYLLKGKRSSQTLQDGKIFRISFLFGVYKSLTRSNYEQEIERILASEWIEVKHENTYVLTDRGEKQLETLEKTMAFPKHLDGLNYGDLGEVFWKRLSLTIQTVSNLQQKNTKFIPIQQDPEVTRWVKEFLIGLPYVRSELATRLWEEMYNILKNMDEIEATILTYRLTGYERIGYTLQQLAEIINEDVFRVYLLFWSTIHYMIQVVCQREKEFPLLTKIVSYPNEREDLFSLSTKKTYRLWKQGYSLEEIAVIRNLKLATIEDHFVEIALREKAFSIEMFIEKNKIKRVKQVIETLQTRKLRALKQAVGEEISYFEIRLVLAQLEGTNET
- a CDS encoding ECF transporter S component: MKQKNSVVQMVSVAMLSSIAYLLMMLDFPFPGFPPFLKIDFSDIPALIAAIVFSPIAGVVVEGIKNILYYGVQGSLTGVPIGEIANFIAGCLFIGPAAFLFRKHRTIKSLTTGLMLGTIMMALIMSVLNYFIILPAYTWFLNSPAMSSGAMRQMIVTAILPFNLVKGIAVTVVFVALFSRLKVWVFAKMKNA
- a CDS encoding ATP-binding protein, which translates into the protein MLWRSVVGKLWMTILLLVSFVLGFVAILLSQFFRTYYVDLSETRLTKVAQSVTELVEEGADVKTIENIAYKFSDPLSRIIIVKDGKEFSASPKQEGLVTLTIDDLKADKELAAVFINQKENKNKIRQFPDGKTKQSSENDIMIVGKPLKGTKNSAVFVYESLQVPIKGMEKATDFIFLSAGIAIILTTFFAFFLSTRITAPLRKMREVAFEVARGKFDAKVPMVSQDEIGELATALNQMGKQLKFNMNALQQEKEQLSSILSSMADGVITLNQEGEVVVINPPAEHFLQVWQEENDLELSRNLPPELVEQFHFVAESEQQQVIEMNLQKGNYVVLMTPLYNQTKIRGAVAVLRDMTEERRLEKMRKDFIANVSHELRTPMVMLQGYSEAILDDVVQTKEEINEFVQIIYDESVRLGRLVNELLDLARMESGHVELHMSEVEIHPFVEKIGRKFQGIAQDKGVKLTVDFRTEVTEHTFDPDRLEQVLTNLIDNAIRHTSADGHVKLVIDKKDAGIVFEVQDTGAGIPEEDIPFLFDRFYKADKARTRGKTGGTGLGLAIAKNIVQSHDGKISVSSVVGEGTTFFVYLPNHAL
- a CDS encoding cob(I)yrinic acid a,c-diamide adenosyltransferase, producing the protein MRLYTKTGDKGQTSVVGGRVDKDHYRVEAYGTIDEVNSHIGYAMTFLQDGKFQDIYQECENIQHELFDCGGDLAIVGQKVPYKVTDEMVEYLEERIDQYIEEAPPLERFILPGGSKAAAAIHIARTVTRRAERAIVSLRKQEEINEVVLRYVNRLSDYLFAIARVVNARLQIADVEYNRSAIVFRNNGKKEVD
- a CDS encoding peptidoglycan DD-metalloendopeptidase family protein, whose translation is MKVFKIGIIITGLFFCSQLYVYADENQWTWPVDGRISDYFGTRHGKHYGIDIAAQVGTPVVAIRDGIVTKSYFSNSYGHVVFVKHGKYEAVYAHLNKRYVIQGDRVRNGEVIGEVGNTGESRGAHLHLEIHQGNWTIEKRNAMNPLLVLDEKWDQVVSSSLYVVQKGDTLVKIAHKFGTTVDKIKKKNALRQDQIYPNQRLYIN
- a CDS encoding ferredoxin, with product MAKYTIVDKDTCIACGACGAAAPDIYDYDDEGIAFVTLDDNQGIVEVPDVLIEDMMDAFEGCPTDSIKVADETFDGDALKFE